The following are encoded together in the Lathyrus oleraceus cultivar Zhongwan6 chromosome 3, CAAS_Psat_ZW6_1.0, whole genome shotgun sequence genome:
- the LOC127132609 gene encoding DELLA protein RGL1, whose translation MEINHFSSTHDSLEQVMFQNKQHSFSEMGPLEETNNPPTKENEKVSNLFNNQEFEVGKFILEDTNFDPFQETTSTWPKNHNHKASTPKPLQNNTQMPLSLSSLEILRNHGRRFMKVSDKNIVNTKTCLDLDQHQKMSTEGIIRVAGARYTQYSSSHWSESSCIQTHPYGFDLHGLSEEDCRDIELAQFLFSAAERVSFQQYERAKKLLFYCQWNSSFTGNSVQRIVFHFAQALQERIEKETGGMIKGSGKNEESELLEKMDTKKALVCHQKIPFNQVMQFIGIQAIVEHVVFETKIHFIDFDVRSGVQCIALMQALADRKDCMVEIFKVTTIGFNSCKNKIEETGKNLASFAESLNFPFLFKAVLVEDMLEIKQDDFEIEEDEAVAVYSPYFLRTLISRQDCMENLMRVLRCIKPSIMIVLEIEASHNSPSFVNRFVEALFFYSAFFDIVETCMSEEDECRMITEGILSAGIRNIVATEGSERFVRNVKIDVWRRFFARYRMVETRFSEACLYQGELVVKEFDYGKFCNVEKNGKCLILGWKGTPMHSISAWRFL comes from the coding sequence ATGGAAATCAACCATTTTTCTTCAACTCATGATTCTCTAGAACAAGTTATGTTCCAAAACAAACAACATAGCTTCTCTGAAATGGGACCGTTGGAAGAGACTAACAATCCTCCAACAAAGGAGAATGAAAAAGTATcaaacttgttcaacaatcaaGAATTCGAAGTTGGTAAGTTCATCTTAGAAGATACCAACTTCGACCCTTTTCAAGAAACTACATCAACATGGCCGAAGAATCATAATCACAAAGCTTCAACTCCAAAACCTTTACAAAACAATACTCAGATGCCGCTATCTTTATCGTCGTTAGAGATTCTGAGAAACCATGGAAGAAGATTCATGAAGGTAAGTGACAAAAACATAGTCAATACTAAAACATGTTTGGATTTGGATCAACATCAAAAGATGTCAACAGAAGGAATAATAAGAGTAGCTGGAGCAAGGTATACTCAATACTCTTCTTCTCATTGGAGTGAAAGCTCTTGCATCCAAACACACCCTTATGGATTTGATCTTCATGGTTTATCTGAGGAAGACTGTAGAGATATTGAACTTGCACAGTTTCTGTTTTCAGCTGCTGAAAGGGTGAGTTTTCAACAATACGAACGTGCGAAAAAGTTACTTTTTTACTGTCAATGGAACTCATCTTTCACGGGAAACTCGGTTCAAAGAATCGTCTTTCATTTTGCACAAGCACTTCAAGAGAGAATAGAGAAAGAAACGGGAGGAATGATTAAAGGGTCGGGGAAAAATGAAGAAAGTGAGTTACTTGAGAAGATGGATACAAAAAAAGCACTTGTGTGTCATCAAAAAATCCCTTTTAATCAAGTTATGCAATTCATTGGTATACAAGCTATAGTTGAACATGTTGTGTTTGAAACTAAAATTCATTTCATAGATTTTGATGTAAGAAGTGGGGTCCAGTGTATAGCTTTGATGCAAGCATTGGCTGACAGAAAAGATTGCATGGTTGAGATTTTTAAGGTAACAACAATTGGATTCAACTCATGCAAGAACAAGATTGAAGAAACAGGTAAAAACTTAGCTAGTTTTGCCGAATCATTGAACTTTCCCTTTTTATTTAAAGCCGTTTTAGTAGAAGATATGTTAGAGATCAAACAAGATGATTTCGAAATCGAAGAGGATGAAGCTGTTGCTGTTTACTCTCCATATTTTCTAAGAACTTTGATTTCAAGACAAGATTGTATGGAAAATTTGATGAGAGTTTTGAGATGTATCAAACCATCTATAATGATTGTCCTTGAGATTGAAGCAAGTCATAATTCGCCGTCTTTCGTGAACCGATTCGTCGAGGCATTGTTCTTCTACTCGGCTTTTTTCGATATCGTTGAAACGTGTATGAGCGAGGAGGACGAGTGTAGAATGATAACAGAAGGAATATTATCTGCAGGGATAAGAAATATTGTTGCAACAGAAGGTAGTGAAAGGTTTGTTAGAAATGTGAAAATTGATGTTTGGAGAAGGTTCTTTGCAAGGTATAGGATGGTTGAAACTAGGTTTAGTGAGGCATGTCTTTACCAAGGTGAATTGGTTGTAAAAGAGTTTGATTATGGGAAGTTTTGTAATGTGGAAAAGAATGGGAAGTGTTTGATTTTGGGATGGAAGGGGACTCCAATGCATTCAATTTCAGCTTGGAGGTTTCTTTGA